The region TGAATTCCACGGCAAGGGCGGGCCGTTAGGGGTGTCGAACGTTCGGATGAACCGCCCGATCTGCGATGCGTTCATTGAAGCCTGTATTCAAGCGGGCATTCCAGAAAACAATGATTTCAATGGCGAAACCCAGGAAGGCGTCGGGTACTACCAATTTACGACAAAGAATGGACAACGGTGCTCAGCAGCAAAGGCCTATCTAAAGCCCGCCCGGAACCGCCAGAACTTGACCGTAGAAACAAACATTCTGGTCACGCGTGTGGTTTTGAAAGACGGTCGCGCGGTTGGGGTCGAAGGATTGCGCGAAGGGGCGACCCTCACATTTTCCGCCAAGCGCGAGGTGATTATGTCAGCAGGCGCGATAGGCTCGCCGCATATCCTGCAACTCTCCGGTATTGGCAACGGGGACTGGTTGAAGGATGTGGGAATTGATGTGGTTCATGAACTACCGGGGATGGGTGGCAATCTGCAAGACCACATGCAGGCGAAAAATATTTATAAGACCAACGTCACGACCTTGAATGATGAGGTCCGGAACCCGCTCCGGAAATTGAAAATGGGCTGGGATTATTTAACCACCCGGACTGGCCCTATGACCATGGCGGCATCCATCGTCGGCTTCTTTGCGCGCTCCCTCCCGGAACTTGACCGGCCTGATATTCAGCTGAACATGCAGCCGTTGTCTGCCGATACGCCGGGGGATGGCCTGCATGATTTTTCCGCCTTTACCGGCACAACCCGCCAGCTTCGACCCCACAGCCGGGGCGAAATTCGACTGAAGTCAAAAGACCCGAACGACTACCCCGCCATCCACATGAACTACCTGGACTCTCAGTTTGATCAACAGGTTATCGTCAACGCCCTTAAGCTAACCCGAGAGGTGATCAAGCAGCCCGCGCTGAAACCTTATGTCGTTGATGAATGGAAGCCCGGATACGACGTCCAAACCGACGACGAAATCCTGCAATACGCCCGAGAGACTGGCAACACGACGTATCACCCGGTGGGGACGTGCAAGATGGGAAATGATCGGTTGGCCGTGGTTGATGATCAGTTGCGGGTGCACGGGATCGAAGGCCTGCGGGTGGCAGATGCATCGATCATGCCGGTGATTACGTCGGGCAATACCAACGCGCCGTCGATCATGATCGGGGAGAAAGCGGCGGATTTAATCAGGCGACCATAGTGCCGCTGAGCGTCCTTCGAGACGCGCTCAAGGGAGCGCTCCTCAGGATGAGGTTTTTAAGAAAAGTATACTAAAACAAACAATAACCCTCATCCTGAGGAGCCGCAAAGCGGCGTCTCGAAGGGTGCTGAGTTAAGCGCTACTTCTTCGGCTTCTTCCGCTTCAAAGGACTGCACCCACCCTTGAAAGACTTTCCACCCTTGGGACCTTCCTTGGCAAATTTTGGCTTATGCGGTTTTTTTCCTTTGGTTTTTTTCGCAGGCTTGTCCCAGGATTTTTCTGTGGTTTTTTCTGTGGATTTTTCTGTCTGTTCTGGTTTCTTTGATCTTTTTG is a window of Rhodospirillaceae bacterium DNA encoding:
- a CDS encoding choline dehydrogenase, giving the protein MEFDYVIVGAGSAGCAVAARLSEDPSVSVLLIEAGKRDTNPWIHIPVGYYKNIGNPKFDWCFNAEPDPGLGGRSIKFPRGKVLGGSSSINGLLYVRGQAEDFNTWRQLGNEGWSYDDVLPYFMRAEDQENGDSEFHGKGGPLGVSNVRMNRPICDAFIEACIQAGIPENNDFNGETQEGVGYYQFTTKNGQRCSAAKAYLKPARNRQNLTVETNILVTRVVLKDGRAVGVEGLREGATLTFSAKREVIMSAGAIGSPHILQLSGIGNGDWLKDVGIDVVHELPGMGGNLQDHMQAKNIYKTNVTTLNDEVRNPLRKLKMGWDYLTTRTGPMTMAASIVGFFARSLPELDRPDIQLNMQPLSADTPGDGLHDFSAFTGTTRQLRPHSRGEIRLKSKDPNDYPAIHMNYLDSQFDQQVIVNALKLTREVIKQPALKPYVVDEWKPGYDVQTDDEILQYARETGNTTYHPVGTCKMGNDRLAVVDDQLRVHGIEGLRVADASIMPVITSGNTNAPSIMIGEKAADLIRRP